The proteins below are encoded in one region of Pacificitalea manganoxidans:
- a CDS encoding MFS transporter, giving the protein MSRLARFIAASGMTNLADGVAVVAWAWLASLLTRDPVLIAVVPVALRLPWAVFALHAGLVADRMDRRRLILRMDLLRALVFAGVAAALWLALPLAPVPARGVAMPGLFAVICAAALCVGIAEVYRDNAAQTVLPALVPHARLERANGRLWSVEIIGNALLGPALGAALIAVAPPMPFAANAVAFGAAILLVRGIQGQFGTPPATPGPWRAELGAGIAFLRSQPVLRLLALITGIWNLFEQMILIALVLYTQEVLDAGARSYGLILASGAIGGLLGGLCAERVVQSLGPGRVLRLALTCCALAFAALPLTGTVVGAALAFAAFHFFGLLWNTVSVSYRQRTIPDALRGRVNSLYRLLAWGMMPLGLLASGLSVRLAGLITTREVALGVPFVLAALGAGLLTALSWRALGRGFARPTR; this is encoded by the coding sequence GTGAGCCGACTTGCCCGGTTCATCGCAGCCAGCGGCATGACCAACCTCGCCGATGGCGTCGCCGTCGTTGCCTGGGCGTGGCTCGCGTCCTTGCTCACCCGTGATCCGGTGTTGATCGCCGTGGTGCCAGTGGCGCTGCGTCTGCCTTGGGCGGTGTTTGCCCTTCATGCCGGGCTGGTGGCCGACCGCATGGACCGGCGGCGGCTGATCCTGCGGATGGATCTGCTGCGCGCGCTGGTTTTCGCCGGTGTCGCGGCTGCATTGTGGCTGGCGCTGCCGCTTGCGCCGGTGCCCGCGCGCGGCGTGGCGATGCCGGGGCTATTCGCCGTGATCTGCGCGGCGGCGCTTTGTGTCGGGATCGCGGAGGTCTATCGCGACAATGCCGCGCAGACCGTGCTGCCTGCGCTGGTGCCCCATGCGCGGCTGGAGCGCGCCAATGGCAGGCTCTGGAGCGTCGAGATCATCGGCAATGCGCTGTTGGGGCCTGCCCTTGGCGCGGCACTGATCGCGGTGGCGCCGCCCATGCCATTTGCTGCCAATGCGGTGGCCTTTGGCGCGGCGATCCTGCTGGTGCGCGGCATTCAGGGGCAGTTCGGCACGCCCCCCGCCACGCCCGGCCCGTGGCGGGCGGAGCTTGGCGCGGGGATCGCGTTTTTGCGCAGTCAGCCGGTGTTGCGCCTGCTGGCGCTGATCACCGGGATCTGGAACCTGTTCGAGCAGATGATCCTGATCGCGCTGGTTCTTTATACGCAGGAGGTTCTGGACGCGGGCGCGCGCAGCTACGGTCTGATCCTTGCCAGCGGGGCAATTGGCGGGTTGTTGGGCGGGCTCTGCGCCGAACGTGTCGTGCAGTCATTGGGCCCCGGGCGGGTGCTGCGGCTGGCGCTGACCTGCTGTGCGCTGGCCTTCGCCGCGCTGCCGCTCACCGGCACTGTAGTGGGGGCTGCGCTGGCCTTTGCCGCGTTTCATTTCTTTGGACTGCTGTGGAACACCGTGTCGGTGTCCTATCGGCAGCGCACGATCCCCGACGCGCTGAGGGGGCGGGTCAACAGCCTCTATCGCCTGCTGGCCTGGGGCATGATGCCGCTGGGGTTGCTGGCCTCCGGGCTTTCGGTCCGGCTGGCCGGGCTGATCACCACCCGCGAGGTGGCGCTTGGCGTGCCGTTTGTCCTTGCGGCATTGGGGGCGGGGCTGCTGACGGCGCTGAGCTGGCGGGCGCTGGGACGGGGCTTTGCCCGGCCCACACGCTAG
- the guaB gene encoding IMP dehydrogenase, translated as MEIREALTFDDVLLVPQASSVLPSTANVTTHVTRSISMNIPLLSSAMDTVTEDRMAISMAQAGGIGVIHRNLTIEEQATQVRRVKRFESGVVYNPITLTPDQTLADAKALQDRYNVTGFPVVDEGGRVVGIVTNRDMRFASDDRTPVKVMMTSDNLAVLVEPVELDEAKSLMKARRIEKLLVTDGTGKLTGLLTLKDTEKAVLNPNACKDDLGRLRVAAASTVGDAGFERSAALVDAGVDIVVIDTAHGHSSGVADAVARAKALSNHVQVIAGNVATGEATRALIDAGADAIKVGIGPGSICTTRMVAGVGVPQLTAIMDCAKAAGDTPVIADGGIKFSGDFAKAIAAGASCAMVGSMIAGTDESPGEVILYQGRSFKAYRGMGSLGAMARGSADRYFQKDAASDKLVPEGIEGQVPYKGSAGAVVHQLVGGLRAAMGYTGCATVEEMRRNCQFVKITGAGLKESHVHDVTITRESPNYRLG; from the coding sequence ATGGAGATTCGCGAGGCTCTCACCTTCGACGACGTGCTGCTGGTTCCGCAGGCCAGTTCCGTGCTGCCTTCCACCGCGAACGTGACCACCCATGTCACGCGCTCGATCTCCATGAACATCCCGTTGCTTAGCTCGGCCATGGACACCGTGACCGAGGATCGCATGGCGATCAGCATGGCGCAGGCGGGCGGCATTGGCGTGATCCACCGCAACCTGACGATCGAGGAGCAGGCCACGCAGGTCCGCCGGGTCAAACGGTTTGAAAGCGGTGTCGTCTACAACCCGATCACCCTGACCCCCGATCAGACGCTGGCCGATGCCAAGGCGCTGCAGGACCGCTACAACGTCACCGGGTTTCCGGTCGTGGACGAAGGCGGGCGCGTCGTGGGTATCGTCACCAATCGCGACATGCGTTTTGCCTCCGATGACCGCACCCCGGTCAAGGTGATGATGACCTCTGACAATCTTGCCGTGCTGGTCGAGCCGGTGGAATTGGACGAGGCCAAAAGCCTGATGAAGGCGCGCCGCATCGAGAAGCTTTTGGTCACCGATGGCACCGGTAAGCTCACCGGGCTGCTGACGCTGAAAGATACCGAAAAAGCCGTGCTGAACCCCAATGCCTGCAAGGATGATCTGGGCCGGCTTCGGGTTGCCGCTGCTTCCACTGTGGGCGATGCCGGGTTCGAGCGCTCCGCCGCGCTGGTCGATGCAGGCGTCGATATCGTGGTGATCGACACCGCGCATGGCCATTCCTCCGGCGTCGCCGATGCGGTCGCGCGCGCCAAGGCGCTGTCGAACCATGTGCAGGTCATTGCCGGCAATGTCGCGACAGGCGAGGCCACGCGCGCGCTGATCGATGCGGGCGCGGATGCGATCAAGGTCGGCATTGGCCCCGGCTCCATCTGCACCACGCGGATGGTTGCGGGTGTCGGTGTGCCGCAGCTGACCGCGATCATGGATTGCGCCAAGGCCGCAGGCGATACCCCGGTGATCGCCGATGGCGGCATCAAGTTCTCCGGCGATTTCGCCAAGGCCATCGCCGCGGGCGCGTCCTGCGCCATGGTCGGCTCGATGATCGCGGGCACGGATGAAAGCCCGGGCGAGGTGATCCTGTATCAGGGCCGGTCGTTCAAGGCCTATCGCGGTATGGGGTCTCTCGGCGCGATGGCGCGCGGTTCGGCGGATCGTTACTTCCAGAAGGACGCGGCCTCCGACAAACTCGTGCCCGAAGGCATCGAGGGGCAGGTGCCCTATAAAGGGTCCGCTGGCGCCGTGGTGCACCAACTGGTCGGCGGCCTGCGTGCCGCGATGGGCTATACCGGCTGCGCCACGGTCGAAGAGATGCGCCGCAATTGCCAGTTCGTGAAAATCACCGGCGCCGGGCTGAAGGAAAGCCATGTGCACGACGTGACCATCACCCGCGAAAGCCCGAACTATCGGCTGGGCTGA
- a CDS encoding RsmB/NOP family class I SAM-dependent RNA methyltransferase codes for MTPAARVSAAIALLDDILQGAPAEKALTVWARNNRYAGSGDRAAIRDQVYSALRRLRSAAWAGGAGDAPTGRALMLGLLRQEGEDVDAIFTDARFAPVPLNDAERQMPGTAPEPVALDCPEWLEADLRASLGEDFVPVMTTLRDRAPITLRVNLRKSDPAHAAALLAEEGIATTPNPRAETALSVTDGARRVANSAVYRDGLVELQDAGSQALAQAVPVADDARVLDYCAGGGGKTLALAARVSAQFIAHDAIPARLRDLPDRARRAGVEVRVSDAPAQAGFDVVVADVPCSGSGAWRRQPQAKWDLTPDRLAELTALQSEILDDAARCTAPGGVLAYMTCALLDAENAAQIRAFATRHPNWTVTETRTSRPDADGDGFFLALLRAPAQTA; via the coding sequence ATGACCCCCGCCGCGCGCGTCTCCGCCGCCATCGCCCTGCTGGATGATATCCTGCAGGGCGCGCCCGCCGAAAAGGCGCTGACCGTTTGGGCGCGTAACAACCGCTATGCGGGGTCGGGGGATCGTGCCGCGATCCGCGATCAGGTTTATTCCGCGCTGCGGCGCCTGCGTTCCGCCGCGTGGGCCGGTGGCGCGGGGGACGCTCCGACCGGGCGCGCGCTGATGCTGGGCCTGCTGCGGCAGGAGGGCGAGGATGTCGACGCGATCTTTACCGACGCGCGGTTCGCACCGGTGCCTTTGAACGACGCCGAGCGGCAGATGCCGGGCACCGCGCCCGAGCCGGTCGCGCTTGATTGTCCCGAGTGGCTCGAAGCCGATCTGCGCGCCAGCCTCGGCGAGGATTTCGTGCCTGTCATGACAACCCTGCGCGATCGGGCCCCGATCACCCTGCGCGTCAATCTGCGGAAATCCGATCCCGCCCATGCCGCCGCCCTGCTGGCCGAGGAGGGCATCGCCACCACGCCCAATCCTCGGGCCGAAACCGCATTGAGCGTGACCGACGGTGCGCGCCGCGTGGCCAATAGCGCGGTCTACCGCGATGGCCTCGTCGAATTGCAGGATGCGGGGTCGCAGGCGCTGGCGCAGGCCGTGCCGGTGGCGGACGACGCGCGCGTGCTGGATTACTGCGCCGGTGGTGGGGGAAAGACACTGGCCCTTGCCGCTCGTGTCTCCGCCCAGTTCATCGCCCATGATGCAATCCCCGCCCGCCTGCGCGACCTGCCGGACCGGGCCCGCCGTGCCGGGGTAGAGGTGCGCGTGAGCGACGCCCCGGCCCAGGCGGGTTTCGACGTTGTCGTGGCCGACGTGCCCTGTTCGGGCAGCGGCGCGTGGCGGCGGCAGCCACAGGCGAAATGGGATCTAACGCCCGATCGGCTGGCGGAACTGACCGCGCTGCAATCCGAAATACTGGACGATGCCGCGCGCTGCACCGCGCCGGGGGGCGTGCTGGCCTATATGACCTGCGCGCTGCTCGATGCCGAGAATGCCGCGCAGATCCGCGCCTTTGCGACCCGCCATCCGAATTGGACGGTGACGGAAACCCGGACCAGCCGTCCCGATGCCGATGGCGACGGGTTTTTCCTTGCCTTGCTACGGGCCCCCGCACAGACTGCTTGA
- a CDS encoding ATP-binding protein: MLRSAVLVSRRAWVLLLPGVAVLALSTVVHLPALRLMLLVAGLTLLALTGLIAIAWALDRRSRQRHCAALARLIKDDPESVLVSDPDGAVLAMNPAARDLFALPETAPAPPALLDMLDTRCAAAGPTLTRLLSQVEARGTAQADLDSATGTLSVSVHRVEGTGYHWRITRAAQAGSGVEGQGPSRSLPMLTVSAKGDIIALNGPARRLIGTPPARLDALLDTVTTGDADPIIATATGPRPVRLWDVAAPDGTREIYLLPADARADRTPDDADAAPTQPAEDALESLPVAVLRTDGRGVVLTVNRLARHLLGARGVAGTPLVSLVEGLGRPVGDWIDDALTGRGSGHPEVLRSTEPERDLYLQVTLSRVTHPSGAVGLIVVLADATELKTLEAQFVQSQKMQAIGQLAGGVAHDFNNLLTAISGHCDLLLLRHDQGDPDFADLSQIAQNANRAASLVGQLLAFSRKQNLRMEILDLRDSLSELAHLLNRLVGERVRLRVAHDPALLTVRADKRQMEQVVMNLVVNARDAMPEGGEIRIETRMRDLDTAYSRDRVSVPPGSYVSLTVADDGTGIAPDKLPKIFEPFFTTKRPGEGTGLGLSTVYGIVKQTGGYIFVDSTPGTGTTFSILLPVDTRLAPQEQPLLPSPRRERLSSPGGVVLLVEDEAPVRAFASRALRMNGYTVLEADSAERALDMLEAEDLRVDVFVTDVVMPGLDGPSWVRRAREQRPDVKVIFVSGYAEGVLEGLQDQIENSVFLPKPFSLSELTETVHRQLAK, translated from the coding sequence ATGTTGCGCAGCGCGGTCCTTGTTTCAAGGCGGGCTTGGGTGCTGCTGCTTCCCGGTGTGGCGGTGCTTGCGCTGTCGACCGTGGTGCATCTACCTGCCTTGCGGCTTATGCTGCTGGTCGCGGGGCTGACGCTGCTCGCGCTGACCGGATTGATTGCCATCGCGTGGGCGCTGGACCGGCGCAGCCGACAACGGCACTGCGCGGCACTCGCCCGGCTCATCAAGGACGATCCAGAGTCGGTGCTGGTCAGCGATCCCGATGGGGCGGTGCTGGCCATGAACCCGGCTGCCCGCGATCTGTTCGCCCTGCCCGAGACCGCGCCCGCGCCGCCTGCGCTTCTCGATATGCTCGACACCCGCTGCGCCGCCGCCGGTCCAACGCTGACGCGACTGCTGTCGCAGGTGGAGGCACGCGGCACGGCGCAGGCCGATCTGGACAGTGCCACCGGCACGCTTTCCGTCTCCGTGCATCGTGTGGAGGGAACAGGCTATCACTGGCGCATCACCCGCGCGGCGCAGGCCGGATCGGGCGTGGAGGGGCAGGGGCCATCCCGCAGCCTGCCCATGCTGACCGTTTCGGCCAAAGGCGACATCATTGCGCTGAATGGCCCGGCGCGTCGGCTCATCGGCACGCCACCCGCGCGGCTTGATGCGCTTCTCGATACCGTCACCACCGGGGACGCCGACCCGATCATCGCCACCGCGACCGGCCCGCGTCCGGTCCGGCTTTGGGATGTGGCCGCGCCCGATGGCACCCGCGAAATCTATCTGCTGCCCGCTGATGCCCGCGCCGACCGCACGCCGGATGACGCTGACGCGGCCCCCACCCAACCGGCCGAGGATGCGCTGGAATCCCTGCCCGTCGCCGTGCTGCGCACCGATGGGCGCGGTGTGGTTCTGACAGTCAATCGGTTGGCCCGCCATCTGCTGGGCGCGCGCGGGGTTGCGGGCACGCCGCTTGTGTCATTGGTCGAGGGGCTGGGCCGCCCCGTGGGTGACTGGATCGACGACGCGCTGACCGGGCGCGGCAGCGGTCATCCGGAGGTTTTGCGCAGCACCGAGCCGGAGCGCGACCTGTATTTGCAGGTCACTCTCAGCCGTGTCACCCACCCCTCCGGTGCGGTCGGTCTGATCGTGGTGCTGGCCGACGCGACAGAGCTCAAGACACTCGAAGCGCAGTTTGTCCAAAGCCAGAAAATGCAGGCCATCGGACAGCTTGCCGGGGGCGTCGCACATGATTTCAACAACTTGCTCACCGCGATTTCCGGCCATTGCGATCTGCTGCTGCTGCGCCACGATCAGGGCGATCCCGATTTCGCGGATCTAAGCCAGATCGCCCAGAACGCCAATCGCGCCGCCAGTCTGGTGGGGCAGCTTCTGGCGTTTTCGCGCAAGCAAAACCTGCGGATGGAAATCCTCGACCTGCGCGACAGCCTGTCGGAATTGGCGCATTTGCTCAACCGGCTGGTGGGTGAACGGGTCCGTTTGCGGGTGGCGCATGATCCCGCGCTGCTGACGGTGCGCGCCGATAAACGGCAGATGGAACAGGTGGTGATGAACCTTGTCGTCAACGCCCGCGACGCCATGCCGGAGGGCGGCGAAATCCGGATCGAGACGCGGATGCGCGATCTCGACACCGCCTATAGCCGCGACCGTGTCAGCGTGCCGCCGGGGAGCTATGTCTCGTTGACCGTCGCCGATGACGGCACCGGCATCGCGCCTGACAAACTGCCCAAGATTTTCGAGCCGTTCTTCACCACCAAACGCCCGGGCGAGGGCACGGGGCTGGGCCTGTCCACCGTGTATGGCATCGTCAAACAGACCGGCGGCTATATTTTCGTTGACAGCACACCGGGCACGGGCACGACATTTTCGATCCTGCTGCCGGTGGATACCCGGCTGGCTCCGCAGGAACAGCCGCTGCTGCCCAGCCCGCGGCGCGAACGCCTGTCCAGCCCCGGCGGCGTCGTGCTGCTGGTCGAGGATGAGGCCCCGGTGCGGGCCTTTGCGTCTCGCGCGCTGCGGATGAATGGCTACACGGTGCTTGAGGCCGACAGCGCCGAACGCGCGCTGGACATGCTGGAGGCCGAGGATCTGCGCGTCGATGTCTTTGTCACCGATGTGGTGATGCCCGGGCTCGACGGGCCAAGCTGGGTGCGCCGCGCGCGCGAACAGCGCCCCGATGTGAAGGTGATTTTCGTGTCGGGCTATGCCGAAGGCGTGTTGGAGGGCTTGCAGGATCAGATCGAAAATTCGGTCTTCCTGCCCAAGCCGTTCTCGCTCAGCGAATTGACCGAAACCGTGCACCGGCAACTGGCGAAATAG
- the recR gene encoding recombination mediator RecR, whose amino-acid sequence MSDTPESIDKLIGLMARLPGLGPRSARRAVLHLVKKRGQLLAPLAEAMQEVADTARECINCGNVGTSEICSICASEKRATGELCVVEDVADLWAMERTRAFKGRYHVLGGTLSALDAIGPDELRIPRLLDRLGAEQITEVILALNATVDGQTTAHYLADAMEDRGVAVTSLAQGVPIGGELDYLDDGTIGAALRARRALG is encoded by the coding sequence GTGAGCGACACCCCTGAATCCATCGACAAGCTGATTGGGCTGATGGCCCGGCTGCCCGGTCTTGGCCCCCGGTCCGCCCGCCGCGCGGTGCTGCATCTGGTCAAGAAGCGTGGTCAATTGCTGGCCCCCTTGGCCGAGGCCATGCAGGAGGTGGCGGACACCGCCCGCGAATGCATCAATTGCGGCAATGTCGGCACCAGCGAGATCTGCAGCATCTGTGCCTCGGAGAAACGCGCGACCGGGGAGCTGTGCGTGGTGGAGGATGTGGCCGATCTATGGGCGATGGAGCGCACCCGCGCGTTCAAGGGCCGGTATCATGTGCTGGGCGGGACGCTATCGGCGCTGGATGCGATCGGACCCGATGAGTTGCGCATCCCGCGTCTGCTGGACCGGCTTGGCGCGGAGCAGATCACCGAGGTCATTTTGGCGCTCAACGCGACCGTCGACGGACAGACCACGGCGCATTATCTGGCCGACGCGATGGAGGATCGGGGCGTCGCGGTGACGTCCCTTGCGCAGGGGGTGCCGATCGGGGGGGAACTCGATTACCTCGACGATGGCACCATCGGCGCGGCATTGCGGGCCCGTCGCGCGCTGGGATAG